Sequence from the Fusarium oxysporum Fo47 chromosome VI, complete sequence genome:
GCCGCGCAAAGAACGCGAATAGCGGCTTCACCTTGGCTACTGGTGAAAGCACAGGGATGAAGCCGCCAATGCGATACGTAGCAGTCAATTGGGGGATATCTGCGAACGTCGCTGTAACAACCAATCCAGCGAAATGAACGGAGGGTGTCTTCTGGGCGAGCTCGCTGACCAGGGCAATGGCCACAGCTGAGCCCAGACTTTGTCCAAAGATCACGATTCGCTCGGGGGGGATGCCCGCAGTATGAATAGCCCAGTTGGCAATAGTGACAGCATCCGTGATGATACCATCTTCGCTTGGTGAGCCGGTGGACTCTCCATACCCGCGATAGTCAAATGTCAGAACGTGGGTGTTGACTGGGTCAGCTGAGTAGAGGGAGCGGTAGCTATCAGGGCGCCAACCACTGGCCATAGTTCCACTGGTGCCGTGGAAGTAAAGTACCAGGCGAGCATTTGGGTTCTCTTTTAGTAGACGGAAGTTCAAAGTTTCTTCAAACTTGTCTACCAATCCACCGTCTGGCCCTTGGGCCAACAAGCCTTCCTGGTGCGACTCATATGTCGCTAAAGGGAGTACATGCCATATGTGCAGCTTGACTCCatctggtgttgagatgtAGAAGGGTGtaacttgatgatgagcgAATCCAAATTGCTCCGGTGTATTGAGATCCTTGAACCACGTCAAAGTAACTTTGTGTAGGTAAATTGCGTGAGCTTGTAGTGAGGGCGCAACAACCAACGCTCCCAAAATACTGAAATACAGCATGGCTGGAACGCCAAGTGTTAGACCAAGCGCCAGCATAGTCGGCCGCAGGGCTGAAGATGCCGCCATATTGGTAAGAGGCCAGTAAAAAGAGAAATATCGACAGGAAGAGGCCAAGTGAAATAGAAAATGGCCCAGGGTTGCGGGCAAACAAAAGCAACTGTTTTGGTTGAAGTGTCAAGATGCAAGAAGTAACGCACCTCCAGATGTTGGCCGTTATCACATGGTGGAGTTTCAGGCGTCACGTAAGCAGCCACACCCCTGAAAACTTGAGAGACGGGCGCTAAAACAGCCGATTGGAGAACCTTACTGGCCAATTTGGTGGAGGACACATGCTAAATTTGACTTCAGGCGCTTAATATATGCGGCCCGTTCCTAGATGGAACCAACACTCTTAAGAATGATAACGATTCATTGGATTGAGCATGATGCTATTCGCGTTGTTGGTACGCAAGAGAATTCTCATGATGTTGGACAGTCGAGCTGAAATATATTTGCTTCCCGGCATGAACTGCAGCGACCATGCCTTTCTCTATCACATGTCAAGCTCTAACCTTCGATATCAAGTTCACTGAAGTTACCCATGAACGGCACAGAGACAAGAAGATCGACGGAAACTGAGTTCGTGGGCTGGGTCCCCGAAGATTCAAACCGCGGCACATGGTCTCTCATCACGTCTTGCCTAttcaccatcgccatctgCACTTGGACGGCCATTCATCCACGTATCCATGTCTCTCGTCAACTTCGGCATCAGCACAAGTTCTACCAACTTGTCAAAGCCGTCCTGGCTCCTGAGATGGTATGCCTTGAGTCTTTACAAGAGTTCTTACAAGCTCGTAAAGCCGTCAGACGATGCGCCGCCACTACGAACAATGAGTTCAAGACAGTGCATGGCTTCTATCTTTGTATGATGGGTGTACGCTATAATTCTGGGGATAATGGTGGTTATCGAACTCTCTGGCCTGGGCAGTATGCCTGGCTCTTGAAAAACGGTCTGGTATCATGGCAGGATCATAAGAATTGGGGCCTTGCCAAGGAGGAGATCGctgacaagaacaaggctgaTGGTCTGGTGAAACTggctgctcttcttcaagttgTATGGTTCACAGTGCAGTGCATCACGCGCTcagctcatcatcttcctttGGCAACTATCGAGACCATGACGCTGGCCTACGTGTTCAACGGACTAGTCACGTATGCTTTCTGGTGGGAGAAGCCCAAGGATATCGTCACCGCCTCTGTCGTCAACTTGCCAGAAATGACTCCTCTTCAGTGGGAGAAGTTCGAGAGTCTGGCAATGGAAAACACCTATGACGTCTCCGATCCCAGTCAAAAGCAGGACAATTCCATCGCTTGGTACGTTGTGCCGCGCGATTGTCgggatgatgaggttgggGTGATGGAGGATCCTGAACGAACTGCGGAGGAAAGCGTTTCCACAACTGAGCCTAACTCCCAAAAGATTGAATCGACTGTCACTGAAGTCGAGGCTGACAACGTCATCACTGAGTGGGACTCAAGTCTCTACATGACAAGATACTGGCCACTTCTTTGCCTATTAGGGGCATCCTTCGGAGCCATTCATCTGATATCATGGACTTCCTCTTTCCCATCAGAGGCAGAGCGTTGGCTATGGAGAGTTAGCGCTCTCGTTTCAGTCATTACATCCGTTATCTGCATGCAGTTCAGGAAGATGAGTCTTACATGGGATGGGCCATTGACCGTTATCAAGGTTGCAAGTCCATTGCTTTATCTTGTAACACGAGTTGTTATGGCAGTGGAAGCTTTTGTGGGGTTACGAGCTATGGAGCCGGCGACTTACGATACTTATGCACTAACAAACTATTGGTTTCACTTGTTATGATGGGATTATGGATGAGGTTGCAATAGGCATGTAGATTAGTATATAACTTAAAGAGCCCAATGTTCAAAAGCCATTCCCTTTCGTGGTCTCTTTCTTTGCGGTTGTCTTGATTGCTTCAACCATAGACTTGTAGTACGAGTTGGGGACTGTAAACAATGTTAGTTGAGCAGATCAGAGTAGCCTTGAAATGAACTTACGATGCGGCCCAGCATCAATGACATCGCGTTTGAACTCTTTCCAAGATGTGAACTTTCGGCCTGGCGGGGGAGGACCGTTGATCTCTGAGGCGATGTCTTGGGGAGCCTTGTCATTGAAGATGGTGACACCCTGATCAGTGTGATAGAAGGACCCTTAAATCTTGAACAGATCAGTGGGCGGTACTTGTGGTACGATGTCGTCAGAGTTTGCAATGCGCCAGACCTACCCATCCCCATCAGTCGCAAGACTGCGATTCATCAACGCCCAGTCGTTGCTACCAACTCGAGGGGCTCCGAAAGTATACTCATCACCCATTTTGAACCCCGGGAGAAACTTGGAGGCGTCGATCAGAAGCTGGGCAGAGCACATGTTTGAGTATGAACCTCCAAGTGAATGTCCTGTGACGTGAGCACGAATTGTTGTGCCTTCATCCCGAGGAAGGGTTTTGGCAATAACCCCCAACTGTTCAAAAATGTGGTTTTAAGGCTTTTATGACGGTTTGCCCTTTTCACTGAAGTCGCCAAACAGACCATTATAGACACCGGGGCAAGTCGCAAATCTGCATGAACTTCATGCCCCATAGCTTGGCAACGTTGTTAATTTCATCTGCAGCGCTGATGTAAGTGCTGATGGCgtcctcaagatcttcagggGTCGTATCAACTTCAGGGTCCTGACACTGGGCATATTTTTCGCATGCAGCTAGGATCTTGCCATAGTCTCGCAAATATACAGCCATACTCTCCATGAAGGGAAGAAATGCGATGTTCCAGTCAATGGGGTTCTTTTGGCCAAACACTTGCGCTtcaatggccttcttgatacTGTCTGGGTTCTTGTCGCTCCATTTTTTGGGAATGGAATAGGCGAGCTTACACTTGTCGCCAATAATGGCATTGCTGTCAGAAGCTGGGTCTGTAAGGGCTATATCATAATGCTGAAGCCTCTCCAAGTTCTTTTGGGCAACGAAACGATTGAGATTGTTCATATCGGTAGCCATGTTGTGTTTTAAATTGACACGTTTCGGCTTTGAGTACAGATTTAAGGGGAAGGGTATTATGAGGAGGCGGCAAGTGTCTATGTTTGTCGTTATTGAGTGTTGAGTGCATGATCCTGGATTTATACTTCATCATTCAGGTATCAAGACAATCAGATATGTGAAGAAGAGTAAATAGCTCCCCCGTTCGCCAAAAATATCAGCTCACCCAAATGGGGTCCCGGAGGTCTTGCGGCGATGCCGAGTGATAGATGTCGACATGTTGGCGAATACATTATCAGAAGATACTTAGATAATACCAACCGGAAAGCTCTTCTCCCGCGCCGCAATGGATTTCTGTCTCGCGACTCCAACATGCTTGGTCACAAATCATAACGACTTGCTTTGTGATAACGTATAGAGCAAACCAGTCTCAGCGCCGTGTAGTCATTCGAAACCGAGGAGTTTCCCCGCCAAATACTCTATTACGATTTGTTGTACTAGGACCTTACATATTGCCCCGCTACTCTAGCCTTGTAAGACGTGAGGCTGCAATCTTGTATGTCGTCGCGATGCGACTTATACGGCGTTGAACTGAGACATAATTCTACTAGTTTTTGAGGCGTTGTGGTCGAAGAGGAAGGTGTCTGCTCAACTCAAACCAGCTTTTGCTGGGAAGTGGCTGAGTTCCTCGAGCTGAAAACTTCCAGCTCTTACGTGGCGAGTTCTAGGTCATGATCTCTGAGCCTCTCATCTGAGACCTGAGACCTTGTCTTTCTCTTGAGTAGCTAGGTTCATCTATGTGACGAGCTTATCGATCCACCATGGCGCGATTCTTCACCTCCCGGGACATGATAACTCACTAGATACAGTATGTGATTCCGAGATGTAGGCGCATTCGTAGACTACAGCATGGCATCTAGACCATTCCGTGATATGCATGGTACATGCAGGCAGCACACAATGGCTCTTGAACTCTAGATTCACATTCAGCTCTGTTGTGCCAATGTCTGAACCGCCACTTCTCAAGCTGATCGAAATCTGTAAGCGgagaggacgaggaagataGCCGTTGACTTACTTGAGTATCACAAAAGCGATCCTCATATATCTATCTACTATCTCGAGGTTGTAAGTGTAATCTTCAGCTTGCGACCTACTTCTGGCAGACTTATTATCTCCACCATGTTCTcaatattatatcttttcAACTATCGACTCATTGTACAAAGAACATCATGATTTCCTATAGCTCAGCTATTGGCCATCAACAGGGCAAAGCCGATACTGACAATAATGGCCTTGCTCGCTACATGCTCAAGATTGAGACTCCTGCGGGCATCAAGTCCGGCAATGAGCCTGATCTGTCCCTCCAGTATTCCCAAGGTACTCCGAACGGTATCATTGGGCTTAGTTGGGTGCTTGGTGGTGTATCCAGCATTTACCTTGGAGCCCCAAAGGTCGTCTATGGCAAAGTCAACCCGCCTCCTCCGGACTATGATACTTCCAAACCTAAGCTCATAATGGATGACCTAGACTTGTTGAACATAGACGGGGAATACAATGGACCTCAAACTGTGTATACCACTGAGATAAACAACACTAGTCTTCAAGTCAAGTGATTgggtgaagatggtggctTTTTGGTCACCGACAACATGGGACGGCAGATTGAGTATGGAACAACTCTTGATAGCCGCATCGTGACTCAGCCTGAAGGCAAGGCACGAGAATGGCGTATCAAGAAGCAGACGGATTGTCACGGCAACACGATCCAATACAACTACATCCCTTCTCCACAGACCGAGAACACCAGAGATGTCAACACATCGTATCTTGATTCGATCAAGTACTGTTCCAACGATGTCACTGACTCTCCTGCGACGCGTTTTGTCCAGTTTCACTACGCTGATCGCAAGGACTTGGTCACGCATTCCATTGCAGGAGCTATCATCACCCGGGCAAACCTCCTCAGCTCTAtctccatcagcatcaaTATCGGCGGAGAGATTACGGTCAACGGGACCTACTCCCTCACCTACGGTCAGTCGGCAACGACTAACGATTCGTACCTCTCGCAGGTAGCGGAGAGCTCAGAAAAAGACGGTCAGGCCGTTAGTCTTCTCCCTACCTCGTTTTCATACACCGCGCAGGATACTGCACCGGGAGATCTCTTCAAGACGGTGCCAGCGGACCCCTTCCAAGCCGAGTCCAATGTCGTTACCTGCTTCCCCTGAATATGACTGGCAAGGCGCTCACTGATGTTACTTGTATGGTATGGGACATTGCCAACAAAGTAATGACGGTCAAGACCTACACAGCAGAGAGAAAGCCTAACCCCGACGTGAAGCCTGATGCCATTACTGATTGGACTCCATCGGAGGAAAATGTCCAGGTACCGATGCCTATGTGGGATCCAACGAGCCCAGATGCGAAGATGCCTGATTTCTTGGCGCCTGATCTTCACGGTAACGGCCGCTCAGACTTGATCATACCGTATCAGAACGCCAGGGGAATGCTCGAGTTTTTCCTCTCACAAAGCAATGGTGCTGGGCTGACTGCGGTTCAAGAAGTCAAGCAGACTAACTTTCCCTGGGTAGTAAAGTCCAAGTTCATGGCCATGGACATAACTGGAACTGGCGTCGCTGACGTTGTCCAAATCTTCCCCAATGGCCAGAATCTGTCCTTTCGCAACTTTCCAGGAGTTGCCAATGAGAGTAATTCTGGAAGCATCGGACTGGCAGATGTCATCCAGACAGATACCACCTACGGCTTCGATAACACGATCGATTGGTTTCTCCTGAAACACTCGGGAACTGGAGCTGTCAGCCTTGTACGTGTGTGGCAAGAGGTACTGCCCAATGATCTGTACGACATCAAGGCCACGTCTTTCCGTTGCCTCGTAACAGGCGATTCGTCCAAGGGTTTCAAAGCTACTGGGATCGATTCCATGCTCGGAGGTCCCTTTCCCAAGAGAGATGCCAACGCGCCTGTTTTGAGCATCCTGTCCTGCGACATAAATGGAGATGGTACTCAGGATATTGTCCTTGGAAAGGCCGAGTTCCAGGCACCAAACATGGTCTTCAGATATGTGGTCTCGCTTGGTGACGGCATGGGCAGTTTCGCCAAGTGTGGTGACGAGCTGACGCAAACAGTTGAAAACGCCATGGAACCGAAGGGAGATGGCAGGTTCTCCGTTACAAATCTCAATGGCGGGCTCTACCCATCCCTGGCTTATGTCTACCAACAGAGTAACGACATCAGCTTTGTATGCATGTCGGTTGTTGGACGCTGCGGCGCCGCGGTTAGTCCCATTGTCCCATACCCAGTCACGCCAGATCCCAAGACGGAGAATACTCAAGTGATTCCCGCGGATCTGAGTGGCATTGGAATGGGAGGATGACTCTTCTACAGCCTCACTGCCGAAGGCAAGCTCAGTATTGTCCCTGTCTACAACACAGGCCAGCCGACAGATCTTCTGTCATCGTCCAACGACTCAATGGGCCTTGTCACTGCCTTTTCGTACGGTTGTCTCACAGACCCGGACGTTTACGATTCTGGCGTTGACTGGAGAAACTATCCACCTACCGATCCTGGAAACTATGTTGTCAAGGGCGCTCCCAATTATGTTGTCACGTCCCTCGAACACACCAACGACTCAGCCACAAACTCGTTGGCCTTCGAGGTCAATATGGCAAAGACGTATCGTCAAGTTC
This genomic interval carries:
- a CDS encoding Alpha/Beta hydrolase protein, whose protein sequence is MAASSALRPTMLALGLTLGVPAMLYFSILGALVVAPSLQAHAIYLHKVTLTWFKDLNTPEQFGFAHHQVTPFYISTPDGVKLHIWHVLPLATYESHQEGLLAQGPDGGLVDKFEETLNFRLLKENPNARLVLYFHGTSGTMASGWRPDSYRSLYSADPVNTHVLTFDYRGYGESTGSPSEDGIITDAVTIANWAIHTAGIPPERIVIFGQSLGSAVAIALVSELAQKTPSVHFAGLVVTATFADIPQLTATYRIGGFIPVLSPVAKVKPLFAFFARQLSSTWDNMYRLGEFVKAAERYDITLLHAEDDTDIPMEHSIKLYREAVRAAEGVKDLTENEGALLSRISSLEKGRGEGGSITVWPTSKGNIRLEILKYGVHDKIMAYPATGLAISRAFASVQK